A single genomic interval of Psychroserpens sp. NJDZ02 harbors:
- a CDS encoding AraC family transcriptional regulator, whose product MRNSILYFLFSLISACGFAQSQDTLSNKTNQELFQLMQKTGFEDIDKGLEVGQYYLNKTSKDGDDLERFKALSLYILTCIQGRKFNYFESQEVQLADLAAKKGFDKQLMEAYFLHADNYFYQGLFGKAIETYYKSFELAKRQDDIVYKHLNLKQIGYLNYFTGKLKESIRLQKEAIALLYSEKAIRDTVLVSSKQKMELRSLELLTRTFLFAKQKDSARVYNDKAFEMRMVEDSCFVKIIIRQRAEIFVLERSFDKAKESLEQFKAHCFNPKSIDAFFLGSEYGKIYLELKAYDKAVEVLNKGLEGFSLEGQEAFATSYLKLLALAYKHQGDVKKSNFYFEKFVNANEDYGKIKDTVAARVKSQEVKAFKTELNAIQSEKETQESYLKYLAFGATLVILVLLFMLLRFYKIKNKNELKFQELLAKVNVASVKANIVDTKDSVFERNGNANDVNEVIKQQILQGLQKLEEQDYFLQQDCNSYNVAKKIKTNTSYLSKVVNSHFQKNFNTYINDLRINYAVVRLKNDSQFRHYSIQSIAEELGYKSADSFTKYFKKHTGLNPSFYIKQLNAIV is encoded by the coding sequence ATGCGAAATTCTATTTTATATTTCTTGTTTTCTTTAATTAGTGCGTGTGGGTTTGCGCAAAGTCAAGATACGTTGTCTAATAAAACGAATCAAGAATTGTTTCAATTAATGCAAAAAACAGGATTTGAAGATATTGATAAAGGGCTAGAGGTAGGTCAGTATTACTTGAATAAAACCAGTAAAGATGGTGATGATCTTGAAAGATTTAAGGCCTTAAGTTTATATATATTAACTTGTATTCAGGGAAGAAAATTTAATTATTTTGAATCTCAGGAGGTCCAACTTGCTGATTTGGCAGCAAAAAAAGGTTTCGATAAACAGTTGATGGAGGCTTATTTTTTACATGCCGACAATTATTTTTATCAAGGCTTATTCGGAAAGGCTATTGAAACTTATTATAAGTCATTTGAATTAGCCAAAAGACAAGATGATATTGTTTATAAACATCTTAATTTAAAGCAGATTGGTTATTTAAATTATTTTACAGGAAAGCTAAAGGAGTCTATTAGGCTGCAAAAGGAAGCTATTGCATTGTTATATAGTGAAAAAGCTATTCGCGACACCGTTTTGGTTAGTTCTAAACAAAAGATGGAATTACGATCTCTTGAGTTGCTTACAAGAACTTTTCTCTTTGCGAAGCAAAAGGATTCAGCTAGAGTCTATAATGACAAAGCATTTGAGATGAGAATGGTCGAAGATAGTTGCTTTGTTAAAATAATTATAAGACAAAGAGCAGAGATTTTTGTGCTTGAAAGGTCTTTTGATAAAGCAAAGGAGTCTTTAGAGCAGTTTAAGGCGCATTGTTTTAATCCAAAATCAATTGACGCCTTTTTTTTAGGTTCAGAATATGGAAAAATATATTTAGAACTAAAGGCATACGATAAGGCTGTTGAGGTCTTGAATAAAGGATTGGAGGGTTTTAGTCTAGAAGGCCAAGAGGCTTTTGCTACTAGTTATCTTAAGCTTTTAGCATTAGCTTATAAGCATCAAGGAGATGTTAAAAAGTCAAATTTTTATTTTGAGAAGTTTGTTAACGCAAACGAGGATTATGGTAAGATTAAAGATACTGTAGCTGCTAGAGTGAAATCGCAAGAAGTAAAGGCATTTAAAACAGAATTAAACGCTATTCAATCCGAAAAAGAAACACAAGAGAGCTATTTGAAGTATTTAGCATTTGGGGCAACTTTGGTGATATTGGTTCTGTTATTTATGTTACTTAGATTTTACAAAATCAAAAATAAAAATGAATTGAAGTTTCAAGAGTTACTTGCCAAGGTAAATGTGGCTTCAGTAAAAGCTAATATAGTAGATACAAAGGACTCTGTTTTTGAAAGGAATGGTAATGCTAATGACGTTAATGAGGTCATTAAGCAACAAATTTTACAAGGGTTGCAAAAATTGGAGGAACAAGATTATTTTTTACAACAAGATTGTAATTCTTATAATGTGGCTAAAAAAATAAAGACTAATACGTCATATCTATCAAAGGTTGTTAATTCTCATTTTCAAAAAAACTTTAATACTTATATTAACGATTTGCGTATAAATTATGCGGTTGTTAGATTAAAAAATGACTCTCAATTTAGGCACTATTCTATTCAGTCAATTGCTGAAGAATTAGGGTATAAAAGTGCAGATTCTTTTACAAAATATTTCAAAAAACATACAGGTTTAAATCCTTCTTTTTATATCAAGCAGCTCAATGCTATAGTTTAG
- a CDS encoding enoyl-CoA hydratase/isomerase family protein, with amino-acid sequence MNFENILTSTQNGITTITINRPSKLNALNKVTIEELHHAFDAANKAVDTKVIIITGSGEKAFVAGADISEFANFSVENGGKLAAKGQEILFDFVQNLSTPVIAAVNGFALGGGLELAMAAHFRVASDNAKMGLPEVSLGVIPGYGGTQRLPQLVGKGRAMEMVMTAGMIDAPTALSYGLVNHVVTQDELLPLAEKIASKIMRNSTVAIGKAIQAINANYNDGVNGFEVEIEQFGACFGTEDFKEGTTAFLEKRKAAFPGK; translated from the coding sequence ATGAATTTCGAAAACATACTTACAAGTACACAAAACGGAATAACTACTATTACTATTAATAGACCGTCAAAATTAAATGCTTTAAACAAAGTAACAATAGAAGAATTGCATCATGCGTTTGATGCGGCTAATAAGGCTGTAGATACTAAAGTAATTATCATTACTGGTAGTGGCGAAAAGGCTTTTGTCGCAGGAGCGGATATTAGCGAATTTGCTAATTTTAGTGTTGAAAATGGAGGGAAGTTAGCAGCAAAAGGACAAGAAATTTTATTCGATTTTGTTCAAAATCTAAGTACTCCAGTAATCGCTGCTGTTAACGGTTTTGCGCTTGGCGGAGGTTTAGAATTGGCTATGGCTGCACATTTTAGAGTAGCCAGTGATAATGCTAAAATGGGATTACCAGAAGTTAGCTTAGGTGTTATACCAGGTTATGGTGGTACGCAGCGTTTACCGCAATTAGTGGGTAAAGGACGCGCTATGGAAATGGTGATGACAGCAGGAATGATAGATGCTCCTACAGCGTTAAGCTATGGTCTAGTAAATCACGTGGTAACACAAGATGAGTTATTACCTTTAGCAGAGAAAATTGCTAGTAAAATCATGAGGAACTCAACAGTGGCAATAGGGAAAGCTATTCAGGCTATAAACGCTAATTATAATGATGGAGTTAATGGGTTTGAGGTTGAAATCGAACAATTTGGTGCGTGTTTTGGAACAGAAGATTTTAAAGAAGGGACCACTGCGTTTTTAGAAAAGCGTAAAGCAGCATTTCCTGGGAAGTAA
- a CDS encoding TraB/GumN family protein, translated as MKTTKQLIASILLTVVAVFNLQGQNNAKTNLWKIEGDSIKTSYLFGTLHLLPEKDFVLKDKVKNAFDACDKVALEIDMADVGFGAEVMSNAFLKEGEELKSYLDENEYALLDTYLKDKTGVGMVNYNKFKPFMLMSVIMTASMEEKSASFELTFMQMTKDASKEMEGLETFADQVSIFENEPYDEQLDKFIEMIEDPDKTADAYQKLLGLYLAEDIDGMFDYMDDYMEGDLEAMKLFLDDRNNNWIPKFGEYSKDTSVFYAVGAGHLGGDQGVISLLKKAGYTVSPVLD; from the coding sequence ATGAAAACTACAAAACAATTAATCGCCTCCATTTTATTAACAGTAGTTGCTGTTTTTAATTTGCAAGGACAAAATAATGCTAAAACTAACCTTTGGAAAATTGAGGGTGATAGTATTAAAACTTCTTATCTTTTTGGAACATTACATTTGTTGCCAGAAAAAGACTTTGTGTTGAAGGATAAAGTGAAAAACGCATTTGATGCGTGTGATAAGGTTGCTTTAGAGATTGATATGGCTGATGTCGGTTTTGGTGCAGAAGTTATGAGTAATGCTTTTTTGAAAGAGGGGGAAGAGCTTAAGTCATATTTAGATGAAAATGAATATGCCTTGTTGGATACTTACTTAAAAGATAAAACAGGTGTTGGTATGGTTAACTATAATAAGTTTAAGCCTTTTATGTTAATGTCTGTAATCATGACGGCGTCTATGGAAGAAAAATCAGCAAGTTTTGAATTGACTTTTATGCAAATGACGAAAGATGCAAGTAAAGAAATGGAAGGTTTGGAAACTTTTGCAGATCAAGTTAGCATTTTTGAAAACGAACCTTATGATGAGCAGTTAGATAAGTTTATTGAAATGATTGAAGATCCAGATAAAACGGCAGATGCTTATCAAAAACTTTTGGGATTATACTTAGCGGAAGATATTGATGGTATGTTCGATTATATGGATGACTATATGGAAGGTGATTTAGAGGCGATGAAATTATTTTTAGACGATAGAAACAATAATTGGATCCCTAAGTTTGGAGAATATTCTAAAGACACATCTGTATTTTATGCTGTTGGAGCAGGGCATTTAGGAGGTGATCAAGGTGTTATTAGTTTGCTTAAAAAAGCTGGATACACTGTAAGTCCTGTTTTAGATTAA
- a CDS encoding AraC family transcriptional regulator, translating to MNIKPTLKKITPTFGSSIIAVQKTKKRKRSEAFWHFHPELEMVYVNKGKGRRHIGNHLSYFNNSQLILIGSNLPHNGFTDRLTSKGKETLVQFHPDFLGDSLTGLPEMKNILQLLERAKNGILYKQEIKKIVGPKIERLPKYEGIKRITKLLEILELLALTDDYTILNQNGYVFETQPQDTDKIDKIYKYVNKNFQNHITLDQISDLVSMTVPAFCRYFKKITSKTFTQFVNEYRIFYATKLLTESQSSITDICFECGFNNFSHFNKVFNEVVGKSASKYRSEIKLMVQ from the coding sequence TTGAATATAAAGCCTACATTAAAAAAGATTACCCCCACGTTTGGGAGCTCAATAATTGCAGTTCAGAAAACTAAAAAACGTAAACGTAGTGAGGCCTTTTGGCACTTTCATCCAGAATTGGAAATGGTGTATGTTAATAAAGGGAAAGGACGTCGACATATTGGAAACCATTTGTCTTACTTTAATAATAGTCAATTAATCTTAATAGGATCTAATTTGCCACATAATGGTTTTACAGATCGATTAACTTCTAAAGGGAAGGAAACATTAGTACAATTTCATCCTGATTTTTTAGGTGATTCATTAACCGGTTTACCGGAAATGAAAAATATACTTCAATTATTAGAGCGCGCGAAAAACGGTATATTGTACAAACAAGAGATAAAAAAGATAGTGGGCCCTAAGATTGAGAGATTACCTAAATATGAAGGTATAAAGCGAATTACTAAATTACTTGAAATATTAGAGTTACTTGCGCTGACTGATGATTATACAATACTTAACCAAAACGGTTATGTGTTCGAAACCCAGCCACAAGACACAGACAAAATTGATAAGATTTATAAGTATGTCAACAAGAATTTTCAAAATCACATCACTTTAGATCAAATTTCTGACTTAGTTAGTATGACTGTACCTGCGTTTTGTCGCTATTTTAAAAAGATAACGAGTAAAACCTTTACGCAGTTTGTAAATGAGTACCGCATATTTTATGCTACCAAGTTACTAACAGAAAGCCAAAGTAGTATTACTGATATTTGTTTTGAATGTGGATTTAATAACTTCTCTCATTTTAATAAAGTATTTAATGAGGTGGTTGGTAAAAGTGCTTCTAAATATAGAAGTGAAATAAAGTTGATGGTTCAATAA